TAACGAAGTAATATGCCTGGACAATTTTTCTACAGGCAAACATGAAAATATTGCTGATTTTATTAAGTTTAAAAATTTTCATTTGATCGAAGGCGACATCCGTGATATTACAATATGTAAAAAGGCTGTTGATGGAGTTGAATATGTATTACAGGAAGCCGCATTGGGCTCTGTTCCCCGCTCTATAAATGATCCATTAAACACTAATGATAACAACATTAATGGATTTTTAAATATATTAGTAGCGGCACGTGATGCTAAAGTAAAACGTGTTGTTTATGCTGCCAGTTCTTCTACTTATGGCGACAGTACTGAATTACCAAAAATTGAAGAACGTATTGGTATGCCTCTTTCTCCTTATGCTGTTACAAAATATGTTAACGAATTGTACGCTCATGTTTTTCATTTGAATTATGGGCTGGATATTATTGGACTTCGTTATTTTAATGTATATGGTCGCCGGCAAGATCCCAACGGCGCTTATGCCGCTGTGATTCCTAAATTTGTGATACAACTCATAGCTCATGAATCGCCTGTAATTAATGGCAATGGCACAGTAAGCCGCGATTTCACATATATTGACAATGTAATCCAGATGAATCATATAGCTTCTCTCAATACAAAAGCAGAAGCCATCGGACAAGTTTTTAATACTGCAGTTGGAGAACGTAATGATTTGAATATGCTGGTGAAATATTTAAAAGAATATCTCAGCACTTTTGATCCTGAAATTGCAAATATCAATATAATTTATGGTCCGCAAAGGAAAGGCGATATTCCCCATTCGCATGCTAGTATTGCAAAAGCGCAAAAAATATTGGGTTACAATCCATCACATAACTTACAGCAAGGGTTGAAAGAAGCAGTGAAATGGTATTGGGGAAATATAAAATTAAAATAATATTGAATTACGCAAAACACATTATTTAAAACATTACTAATGCAATTGCATTTATAAAAGAGAACAAGTTTTAACCTAAAAGAAAAGAGCATTCTTTTGCTTTTATGATTTTATTATACCTATTTGAAAAAACTTAAAAAATTCAACTAATTAGGGTCTGCTGATTATATCAATGTTCCAAATATTTCATTTTTCGGTTTCA
This window of the Bacteroidales bacterium genome carries:
- a CDS encoding SDR family oxidoreductase, which produces MSYLKISNSRILVTGGAGFIGSNLCEDLLKYNNEVICLDNFSTGKHENIADFIKFKNFHLIEGDIRDITICKKAVDGVEYVLQEAALGSVPRSINDPLNTNDNNINGFLNILVAARDAKVKRVVYAASSSTYGDSTELPKIEERIGMPLSPYAVTKYVNELYAHVFHLNYGLDIIGLRYFNVYGRRQDPNGAYAAVIPKFVIQLIAHESPVINGNGTVSRDFTYIDNVIQMNHIASLNTKAEAIGQVFNTAVGERNDLNMLVKYLKEYLSTFDPEIANINIIYGPQRKGDIPHSHASIAKAQKILGYNPSHNLQQGLKEAVKWYWGNIKLK